ATTCTGTTCCATGGTATTTCAGAACGTATATAGCTGTTAAAGATGGTTGTAATTATTATTCTTCTTTAGTCTGAAAATAGATATTACAATTGAGCTGAATTTATGGGCTGCATTGCTTATTGGCATAAACTCACTTCATTGATTTACACGTTATGTTTTTGACAAAATGTCTAGCAAGAGTTTCACCCAGTTGAGTTTTCATATGGCTTTTAGTTTCTCTCTTTTATAGAGCTCTTTGAGCACCTGATTATTCCCCTGGTGGTGTCTTTAATCTCCTGTCCTACACACATCAGGTATATACAGGAGGAATAGTGATCTCAAGTGCAGGCCATGAGTTTTGAACTCAAGATCTCATGGATTTTATGAGGTATTTAAAACCACTAGACCAATTCTTTGGGGTTTAATGGCTTTTGGTCTTTGTTATCAATGTCCTCACCCCAGTGTTTGCATCTATGAATCTAAGCATTTGCATTAGTTTTAAGCCACAATAAATGCTCTCTAACTGATGGGCAGTGATTGTTGatcaacaaagcaaaaaaagataaagactAGTAAAATAGGTACAGCAAAATCTTCAACATCTGAACAAGAAATCTTACAACCTTATCTTCATACACTAATCataatcaatgaaaaaaaaaaaaaaagtcatagtTCAACCACTGTTGCTGCTTCCATTGGCTGATCCAGGCATCAGCTCTCTCAGATTAGCCACAACCTGCAACATGTTAGGCCTTTTGGAAGGGAAATCGTCCACACATTGCAATGCTATTTCCAAATACCTTATCATCTCTTTTACTTCTACAGCTTCTGCTTCATCAGTTCCTTTTGTCACTAAGAGCAACTCTGGGTCTATTACTTCCATTTGTTTACCTTCTCTTACCTTTATTTTCACCCACCCCACCAAGTTGGTATCTCCAAAGTCCTCCTTGTCTGTTGGACGTTTCCCTGCCAAGAGTTCCAAGAGGACAACACCAAAAGAATAGACATCACCTTTTGCAGTGCAGCGGAAGCTTTGGTAATACTCAGGTGGGACATATCCAGGTGTGCCTGCCAGTGTGCTTACACTTAGGTGTGTGTCAAGTGCACTAATAAGCCTTGCCATTCCAAAATCAGAGACCCTGGCTTCCATTTCATGGTCAAGTAGTACATTGCTTGACTTCATGTCCCTGTGTATAATGTGTGGAATGCAATTGTGATGTAGGAAACAGAGTCCTTTAGCTGCACCTCTtgcaatcttttttctttcctcccaTGTCAGAATTCGCCTATCTCGTGTCTTTGTCCTCCCATGGAGCATTTCTTCTAGGCTTCCGTATTCCATAAATTCATACACAAGGAGTCTCTCCTCGCCGACTTTGCAATAACCCAATAGAGGCACAAGATTCTTATGCTTGATCTTCCCTAAAGTTTCCATCTCAGCCATGAATTCTCGGTCCCCCTGGCAGCTCAGTCGTATGAGCTTCTTGATTGCAACACTTGACCCATCTTTCAATGTCGCCTTGAACACTTCTCCAAACCCTCCACACCCAATAAGACTTTCTGCTGAGAAGCCGTTGGTAGCCTCAATGAGTTGGGAGAACTTTAGCTTCCTCAGCTGCCTCTGAAAAGTTGCTACATTTATGCTCAATGGctctttttctttgtcaatTTTCCATGTGGTGGCTGCATGGGATGCTTGCAAGGTATTAAGCATCTTGACTTCCTCTGCCTCCTTCCGCCTTGCACGCATTGCGATTGCCCACACAATCAGAATGCAGACAGAAGCAATTGAGATGAGAATCCCTAGGACAATGCTATTTGCCCAAGATGCAGCTGTTGTCTTCCGACTTCCTCTGTTACCATCGCCACTTGGAATTGTTGGTGCTTCATTGCTAATTGTGCATTCAGGTAATGGAACCCCACAGAGTCCTGGGTTGTTCGCATACTGGCTTGCAGGAAGTGTAGTGAGTTGTCCTCTTGATGGAATTTCTCCAGTTAATTCGTTGTTGGATAGATCAATTTGGACCAAAAATGATAGGTTTGAGAAGGAGTCTGGAATATGGCCCTGCAATCTGTTATGTGATGCATCAAATACACCTAAATCTTTGAGCTGGCCAAGTGATGACGGAATCTCACCAGATAACTGGTTGTGGGCTAACACAAGAACTTGTAAGGCCACCATGTTCCCAAGTTCGTCAGGGATTTTACCACGAAGCTCATTGTAAGAAAGATCCAAATACTCCAGCGTCTGGTACTTTGTAAAACGGCTTAGGACTGGACCGGAATAAAATCTTGTGAAATCACAAGTCTTCAGTGTAGGGATCTGCTGTAGTCTTTCAGGTCGAATTCCTGAAAATTCCAACAAACCTCCAACTCCTTTACATGAATTTCCCACATTACGTACAAACACCAATGTGTTGTCAGAAAGATATCCGGAAAATGCTTTTGCCCCTAGCTGTCGGCCAAGTTGAGGCGGAATCTCCCCATTAAGCTTGTTGCTGTTCAAGTCCAGCCAAACCAAACTGCTGCACTTTGCTAGCTCACTTGGTATCTGCCCACTGAAGCTGTTATTCCCTAGTTGCAAAACAGCCAGTCTTGTCAATAGACCAAATTCCTTTGGGATCTCACCGGTGAGTCCATTGCTTGTGAGCGATATCCATTCAAGATTCCTGCAATTGAACAATTCAACTGGAATTTCACCTTTCAGATGATTGTTGTTGAGGATAAGATTCTTGAGATTCTTGCATTTTCCCAACTCTGGTGGGATTCTACCTTCCAATCCATTGAACCATGCTATTAGCTGCTCAAGATTCTCAAGCTTCCCAAGCTCTGCTGGAATTGAGCCATTGAGATAGTTTAGGctaaaatcaattttcttcagCTGTGAACATTGTGATAACTCAGCAGGGATTCCTCCCGTGATGAGATTATCCGGCATTTTCAACTCCTCAAGCATGGCAGCTCCTGGACATATATCTGGTGGGATGATACCTGAAATCCTGTTAGAGCTAAAATCTATAATCTTTAAGCTCTTGCAAGATGATATAGAAGCAGGAAATGATCCAGAGATTATGTTATTACTCAACAACAAATTCTCTAGTGCGACAAGTTTCTTAAAAAAGGAATCGGGTAAGGGACCCGATATATTGTTATTAGACAGGTCAAGAAACTGCAACCAAGA
This genomic stretch from Quercus lobata isolate SW786 chromosome 3, ValleyOak3.0 Primary Assembly, whole genome shotgun sequence harbors:
- the LOC115982100 gene encoding serine/threonine-protein kinase BRI1-like 2 → MEGNPVQLFYHLALPLLFMLFVLVPGTKQDGDSMIKTDVQALIMFKKMIQKDPNGALSDWQLDRNPCSWHGISCSLGRVTQLDLTGSYLVGTMFFDPLASLEMLSALKLSTNSFYINATTLLHLPPGLKQLDLSFNILVGSVPENLFLRCPDLEDVNLSFSNMTGSLPETLLLNSDKLQVLDLSYNNLTGSISELKIDNSCSSLLRLDLSGNRISGSLPNSFSNCTSLQTLNLAYNWLSGEIPRSFGQLNSLQRLDLSRNYLTGWIPPELGDACGSLSELVLSNNNLSGSIPASLSSCSWLQFLDLSNNNISGPLPDSFFKKLVALENLLLSNNIISGSFPASISSCKSLKIIDFSSNRISGIIPPDICPGAAMLEELKMPDNLITGGIPAELSQCSQLKKIDFSLNYLNGSIPAELGKLENLEQLIAWFNGLEGRIPPELGKCKNLKNLILNNNHLKGEIPVELFNCRNLEWISLTSNGLTGEIPKEFGLLTRLAVLQLGNNSFSGQIPSELAKCSSLVWLDLNSNKLNGEIPPQLGRQLGAKAFSGYLSDNTLVFVRNVGNSCKGVGGLLEFSGIRPERLQQIPTLKTCDFTRFYSGPVLSRFTKYQTLEYLDLSYNELRGKIPDELGNMVALQVLVLAHNQLSGEIPSSLGQLKDLGVFDASHNRLQGHIPDSFSNLSFLVQIDLSNNELTGEIPSRGQLTTLPASQYANNPGLCGVPLPECTISNEAPTIPSGDGNRGSRKTTAASWANSIVLGILISIASVCILIVWAIAMRARRKEAEEVKMLNTLQASHAATTWKIDKEKEPLSINVATFQRQLRKLKFSQLIEATNGFSAESLIGCGGFGEVFKATLKDGSSVAIKKLIRLSCQGDREFMAEMETLGKIKHKNLVPLLGYCKVGEERLLVYEFMEYGSLEEMLHGRTKTRDRRILTWEERKKIARGAAKGLCFLHHNCIPHIIHRDMKSSNVLLDHEMEARVSDFGMARLISALDTHLSVSTLAGTPGYVPPEYYQSFRCTAKGDVYSFGVVLLELLAGKRPTDKEDFGDTNLVGWVKIKVREGKQMEVIDPELLLVTKGTDEAEAVEVKEMIRYLEIALQCVDDFPSKRPNMLQVVANLRELMPGSANGSSNSG